The following proteins come from a genomic window of Oncorhynchus clarkii lewisi isolate Uvic-CL-2024 chromosome 23, UVic_Ocla_1.0, whole genome shotgun sequence:
- the LOC139381305 gene encoding sericin-2-like, with protein MAGVVLVRHHIMRWSARFLQYAFLARCVTSQLPHLPGKGEHPARTDGASSARMISNASLRPRISCAGSVHCVSGASAQPSASCASAPHLQGEDKHSARTGCAGSTLETSSAPPRPSVSGACSQNQASCVSPQLDKHYGSSTHQAAHMSPHSSDDPWQEALSDDRWHEASSDEPWKEASSDDPWHEASTSNDGLQSEASNDGLQSGASSGGLQSGASSNGLQSGASSDGLQSGASRDGLQSGASSDGHQSGASSDESWHEASNDGLQSGASTDGL; from the exons atggcgggcgtcgtactggtcaggcaccataTTATGCGGTGGAGTGCACGGTTTCTCCAGTACGCGTTCTTAGCCCGGTGCGTTACATCCCAGCTCCCGCATCTGCCGGGCaagggtgagcatccagccaggacggatggtgccagCTCAGCGCGCATGATCTCCAatgcgtctcttcggcccaggatatcctgcgccggctcggtgcactgtgtctccggtgcgtctgcacagcccagtgcgtcctgtgccagcgccccgcatttGCAGGGCGAAGATAAGCATTCAGCCAgaacgggttgtgcaggctctacactcgagacctccagtgcgcctccacggcccagtgtatctggtgcctgctcccagaaccaggcctcctgtgtgtctccccagcTTGATAAGCACTatggcagctccacgcaccaggctgcccATATGTCTCctcactccagtgatgatccatggcaagaagccctGAGTGATGATcgatggcacgaagcctccagtgatgagccatggaaagaagcctccagtgatgatccatggcacgaagcttcca cctccaacgacggcctccagtccgaagcctccaacgacggcctccagtccggagcctccagcggcgGGCTCcaatccggagcctccagcaacgggctccagtccggagcctccagcgacggtctccagtccggagcctccagggaCGGGCTCcaatccggagcctccagcgacgggcaccagtccggagcctccagcgacgagtcatggcatgaagcctccaacgacggcctccagtccggagcctctacCGACGGCCtctag